The Myxococcus guangdongensis nucleotide sequence ATGCCGCTGCGCGTCCAAGTCCCCGCCGAGCACCGCGTGGGTGACGAACTTGGGGTCCGCGGGGCCGGCGCCCTTCACCAGGGCCAGGCGCTTGCCGGCGAGGTCCTTCACCGCGCCCTTGTGGGTGGAGACGATGGCCCAGCGCTGCTGGGACTCTCCCGGGCGCGCGGCCCAGGCCAGGGGCGTGGCGCGCGTGCCCAACTGCACGGCGGCCCAGCCCTCCACCACGGCGAAGTCGACCAGGCCGTCGGCCATGGCGCGCGCGAAGTCCTCGTAGCGGCCGAAGCTCTTGGCGGCCACGGGGCGGTCCATCACCTCGGTGAGCTTGGCGGCCAGGGCCTCCGCGTACTGGAAGCGCTCCTGGCCGTCACTCAAGGTGGTGGCGAGGAAGACGCCCACGGTGGCCTTCTTGGGGGGCGCGGCGACGGCGGGAGCGGCGATGCACAGGGCCAGCGCGAGGATGGCCCACGGGAAACGAGGCGTCTTCATGGGGTCTCCTCCACCACGGCGGCGCCGCCAGCCGGGGCGCTGC carries:
- a CDS encoding PhnD/SsuA/transferrin family substrate-binding protein codes for the protein MKTPRFPWAILALALCIAAPAVAAPPKKATVGVFLATTLSDGQERFQYAEALAAKLTEVMDRPVAAKSFGRYEDFARAMADGLVDFAVVEGWAAVQLGTRATPLAWAARPGESQQRWAIVSTHKGAVKDLAGKRLALVKGAGPADPKFVTHAVLGGDLDAQRHFKLSPVPNVESALKMLEAKGAEAALVPMSHVPKDKDLRVLFRSARLPGAVLVDLRNHKEALEQALSTVGAVAPFEPFARIQGKDFEDFRRLVTQGPPRRQPVFADVADTRVDAEVFVRAEALGPSLPSFTSDLAVSAEQPDD